The Echinicola rosea genome has a segment encoding these proteins:
- a CDS encoding acyl-CoA dehydrogenase, protein MNFTLTEEHLAVQAAAKDFAKTELLPGVIDRDTNATFPHEQVKKMGELGFLGMMVSPEYNGGGMDSISYVLAMEEISKIDASAAVAMSVNNSLVCWGLEAYGTDAQKEKYLKPLAAGEILGAFCLSEPEAGSDATSQKTSAEKKGDHYILNGTKNWITNGNTASVYLVMAQTNPALRHKGISTFIVEKGMEGFQVGKKEDKLGIRGSDTHSLMFNDVKVPQENRVGEDGFGFTYAMHSLDGGRIGIAAQALGIAAGAYELALSYSKERKAFGKPISEHQAIQFKLADMATAIEAARLLVWKAAWLKDRGESYAQASAMAKLYASQVAMDTTIEAVQIHGGYGFVKEYHVERLMRDAKITQIYEGTSEIQKIVISRNLLR, encoded by the coding sequence ATGAATTTTACCCTAACTGAAGAACACTTGGCCGTGCAAGCTGCCGCCAAGGATTTTGCGAAAACGGAACTGCTTCCCGGAGTGATAGACCGTGACACTAATGCTACCTTCCCTCATGAGCAGGTAAAGAAGATGGGAGAGCTGGGATTTTTGGGCATGATGGTATCGCCTGAATACAATGGAGGAGGGATGGACAGCATTTCTTATGTGCTTGCTATGGAGGAAATCTCCAAAATTGACGCTTCCGCAGCGGTGGCCATGTCTGTCAATAACTCCCTCGTCTGCTGGGGCTTGGAAGCATATGGCACGGATGCCCAAAAAGAAAAATACCTGAAGCCTTTGGCCGCAGGGGAAATTTTGGGAGCTTTCTGTCTGTCGGAACCTGAAGCAGGATCCGACGCCACCTCCCAAAAGACCTCTGCCGAGAAGAAAGGGGATCATTATATCCTAAACGGCACCAAAAACTGGATCACCAACGGTAACACCGCTAGTGTTTACTTGGTGATGGCACAGACCAATCCAGCATTGAGACACAAAGGCATCTCCACGTTCATCGTAGAAAAGGGCATGGAAGGATTTCAGGTAGGCAAAAAAGAGGACAAGCTGGGAATAAGAGGCTCTGATACCCATTCGCTGATGTTCAATGACGTAAAAGTGCCCCAAGAAAATAGGGTTGGTGAGGATGGTTTTGGATTTACCTATGCCATGCACAGCTTGGACGGAGGACGAATAGGCATCGCTGCGCAAGCATTGGGCATTGCTGCGGGAGCATATGAGCTGGCACTCTCCTATTCCAAAGAGCGCAAGGCTTTTGGAAAACCCATTAGCGAACACCAAGCCATCCAGTTTAAACTGGCAGATATGGCCACAGCGATAGAAGCAGCAAGGTTACTGGTGTGGAAGGCAGCTTGGCTAAAAGACCGTGGGGAATCGTACGCCCAAGCCAGCGCTATGGCAAAACTGTACGCTTCTCAAGTGGCAATGGATACTACTATTGAGGCTGTACAAATTCATGGTGGTTATGGATTTGTCAAAGAATATCATGTAGAGCGACTCATGAGAGATGCTAAAATCACCCAGATATATGAAGGGACGAGTGAAATTCAAAAAATAGTTATATCCCGTAACTTATTAAGATAA
- a CDS encoding T9SS type A sorting domain-containing protein: MMLFNFFQLDDHTSQANQAGINPKRIYKILFVIFIVSGIFSTPSHGQEVGAYRTIKSGDFDQMTIWEVYDGSNWSAASQPPNESNDVYVDFDHEVTLSQNENVKSLYLNAEAGTGKKLNINGFELSLFGSLNAFSGAAPGSPSGTWNNIDWIGSSEASKLVFRGASRIAVQEGAWSAFSIRSRYTVVFAPDPGATLRVQEAIKASRIVIASGTVVQEASGGACSTFSFNNDPAVPGAYGSLTIEANATLVSYCNEAITQRSATLPAQEVTLEDQGRLVLYGQQPEINAANTNLWGEVHYASAAGTQQFIDSTMPGAQQPVYYHDITFDGDAEKILPFILTLTGDMINTGIGNIKSNSVSLSLEGLENQDIKGMPLLVKDLEVNKSVGKVFFDNDLTVLRDFIMKAGELDFGGNEMTINASRSGQYQYVTGQWHDLQALHYHSTPHSLTVDNASFPFVDKYEGGTRLLQLSGPNTSPGEDLTIQYVQLPGVDHDADFYDSDGTWILYQLYSYFSFSGFSGGSSVINIRISADDLVVDDVDDLRIVADHEPAVGNHQTGLDEDGFFWARRKVRRNEISDVKFTIGSERVATVLPVDWLRYQGKVRGQNNLLQWEVSAYGSVKTFRIYRSVHNVDNFMPIATIQAEDIPRQEFTYQFTDETPPNYGYCYYKIASLSSGGKEEFTPVFHVRRTPGPIDQVLIFPNPHTLGDIHLVIPDRMGNHLQWKIYDAQGMRVFSLEGRKNNTAQRVKEKLTRLPKGIYIIHILSDQNSHTLRWIKR, encoded by the coding sequence ATGATGTTGTTCAATTTTTTTCAACTTGATGATCATACATCTCAGGCCAATCAAGCTGGCATTAATCCAAAACGAATTTACAAGATATTATTCGTAATTTTTATTGTATCTGGTATATTCTCCACGCCTTCTCATGGTCAGGAAGTCGGTGCTTATCGGACGATTAAAAGCGGCGATTTTGACCAAATGACCATTTGGGAGGTTTATGATGGAAGCAATTGGAGCGCTGCCAGTCAGCCGCCCAATGAGTCGAATGATGTTTACGTGGATTTTGATCACGAGGTCACGCTTAGCCAAAATGAAAATGTCAAATCCCTCTACTTGAATGCTGAAGCCGGAACAGGCAAAAAGCTGAATATTAATGGGTTTGAACTATCCCTGTTTGGTAGTTTGAACGCTTTTTCTGGCGCCGCGCCAGGCTCACCATCGGGAACTTGGAACAATATCGATTGGATCGGAAGCAGTGAGGCGAGCAAGTTGGTGTTTCGCGGTGCATCGAGAATTGCTGTACAAGAAGGAGCGTGGAGCGCTTTTTCCATAAGGAGCCGATATACCGTGGTTTTTGCGCCCGATCCAGGAGCTACGCTTAGGGTTCAGGAAGCTATCAAGGCCAGTAGGATCGTGATTGCCTCGGGAACAGTCGTCCAAGAAGCATCAGGTGGAGCGTGCTCCACGTTTTCTTTCAATAACGATCCCGCCGTGCCAGGAGCCTATGGCAGCCTGACCATCGAGGCCAATGCCACCTTGGTGAGTTACTGCAATGAGGCAATTACCCAGCGATCCGCTACCCTTCCCGCCCAAGAAGTCACGCTTGAAGATCAGGGAAGGTTGGTTTTGTATGGCCAGCAGCCAGAAATCAATGCTGCAAATACCAACTTATGGGGAGAAGTGCACTATGCCAGCGCTGCTGGTACCCAGCAATTTATTGACAGCACTATGCCTGGAGCCCAACAGCCAGTGTACTATCATGATATTACATTTGACGGTGATGCAGAAAAAATACTTCCATTCATACTCACTCTCACTGGGGATATGATCAATACCGGCATAGGAAATATCAAATCCAATTCGGTTTCACTTTCATTGGAAGGATTAGAAAATCAAGATATCAAAGGGATGCCGCTACTGGTAAAGGACCTAGAAGTGAACAAGTCTGTCGGAAAGGTTTTCTTTGACAATGACCTTACGGTTTTGCGGGACTTTATCATGAAGGCGGGAGAATTGGATTTTGGTGGAAATGAAATGACCATCAATGCATCCAGATCAGGGCAATATCAATATGTGACAGGCCAATGGCATGACCTTCAAGCCCTTCATTACCACAGTACTCCCCATTCCTTGACGGTCGATAATGCCAGTTTTCCTTTTGTGGACAAGTATGAGGGAGGGACGCGGCTGTTACAGCTCTCTGGGCCAAATACATCTCCCGGTGAAGACCTCACCATTCAGTATGTCCAGCTTCCCGGCGTCGATCACGATGCGGACTTTTATGACAGTGATGGGACTTGGATATTGTACCAGCTGTATAGCTATTTTAGTTTCTCGGGATTTTCCGGAGGAAGCAGCGTTATCAATATTCGTATCTCCGCCGATGATCTGGTTGTAGATGATGTAGATGATTTGAGAATTGTCGCTGACCATGAACCTGCCGTTGGTAATCATCAAACTGGGCTTGATGAAGACGGTTTCTTTTGGGCAAGAAGAAAGGTAAGGCGCAATGAAATAAGCGATGTCAAGTTTACGATCGGAAGTGAGCGGGTGGCCACCGTCTTGCCCGTAGATTGGTTAAGGTATCAGGGCAAAGTGCGAGGGCAAAATAATCTCCTTCAATGGGAAGTCTCTGCATACGGAAGTGTTAAAACATTTAGAATCTACCGCTCCGTCCATAATGTGGATAACTTTATGCCCATCGCGACAATCCAAGCTGAGGATATCCCTAGACAGGAATTTACATACCAATTCACGGACGAAACTCCACCAAATTATGGATATTGCTATTATAAAATAGCCAGTTTGTCGAGCGGGGGGAAGGAGGAATTTACACCGGTTTTTCATGTGCGAAGAACCCCCGGACCCATTGATCAGGTGCTCATTTTTCCCAATCCGCATACCCTGGGCGACATCCACTTGGTGATCCCGGACAGAATGGGAAACCACCTCCAATGGAAGATCTATGATGCCCAAGGGATGAGGGTATTTTCGCTTGAGGGCAGGAAGAATAATACGGCCCAGCGAGTGAAAGAAAAATTGACAAGGCTACCAAAGGGGATATACATCATCCATATTCTAAGTGATCAGAATAGCCATACCCTTCGATGGATCAAACGGTGA
- a CDS encoding Lnb N-terminal periplasmic domain-containing protein, whose translation MKKSVLLFTIILLAFSQLYAKNYRVSLLTCEPGGELYSVFGHSAVRVTDRETGRDLVYNYGTFDFNPSFYMKFARGKLDYWLSVSPYERFIGHYNYLGQAVHEQVLNLNEQQATKMVAFLQVNYQPDNRYYRYDFFYDNCATRIRDMLETVLGKQLEWNDPVGEEEKTFRDLIDEYVYPLPWGDLGIDLALGSVIDVKASEREKQYLPDYMEAAFGRAEIVGDGPTRPLVKSQRTLLDLPPVDVAPSFFNPYFLFWGITILFMALTFIGFKKKRLFIGFDRTFFGILSVLGIVVVLLWFFTEHTATKYNWNLLWAFPAHGLLVYGLGMKHPAPWVKKYLLFALIMADAAVVCWILGWQSFHPSVLPLILVVILRSNFLYYNLEKFKAQKRKVSG comes from the coding sequence ATGAAGAAATCCGTCTTACTTTTTACCATTATCCTATTGGCTTTTAGCCAATTATATGCGAAAAATTATAGGGTAAGCCTCTTAACCTGTGAACCAGGCGGAGAACTTTACAGTGTTTTTGGTCATAGTGCCGTGCGGGTGACCGATAGGGAAACGGGAAGGGACCTGGTATATAACTACGGTACTTTTGACTTCAACCCCAGTTTTTACATGAAATTTGCCAGGGGGAAATTGGACTACTGGCTTTCTGTAAGTCCTTATGAAAGGTTTATAGGCCACTACAACTATCTGGGGCAGGCCGTGCATGAGCAAGTACTCAACCTCAATGAACAGCAGGCCACCAAAATGGTGGCGTTTCTTCAGGTAAATTACCAGCCAGACAACCGTTATTACCGATATGATTTTTTCTATGACAATTGTGCTACGAGGATTCGCGATATGCTGGAGACTGTGCTGGGCAAACAATTGGAGTGGAATGATCCTGTAGGAGAAGAGGAAAAAACATTCCGGGACCTAATAGATGAATACGTATATCCGCTTCCTTGGGGTGATTTAGGCATTGACCTGGCCTTGGGCAGCGTGATCGACGTAAAGGCCAGTGAGCGCGAAAAGCAGTATTTGCCTGACTATATGGAAGCGGCATTTGGCAGAGCGGAAATTGTGGGAGATGGCCCCACGCGACCACTCGTAAAAAGTCAGCGGACACTTTTGGATTTACCTCCGGTGGACGTTGCTCCCAGCTTTTTCAATCCCTATTTTCTATTTTGGGGGATTACCATTCTATTTATGGCGCTCACTTTCATCGGATTTAAAAAGAAAAGACTCTTCATAGGTTTTGACCGGACCTTCTTCGGGATATTGTCCGTGCTGGGGATTGTAGTGGTATTGCTCTGGTTTTTTACGGAGCATACAGCCACGAAGTACAATTGGAACCTGCTGTGGGCTTTTCCTGCCCATGGCTTGTTGGTATATGGACTGGGAATGAAACATCCTGCACCATGGGTAAAAAAGTATTTGTTGTTTGCACTGATCATGGCTGATGCAGCGGTGGTGTGCTGGATTTTGGGTTGGCAATCGTTCCATCCAAGTGTCCTGCCACTGATTTTGGTGGTGATCCTGCGGAGCAATTTCCTGTATTACAATTTGGAAAAGTTCAAAGCCCAAAAGCGGAAAGTCAGTGGCTAA
- the uvrB gene encoding excinuclease ABC subunit UvrB — protein MDFKIISDYSPTGDQPNAIKNLSEGISSGEPSQVLLGVTGSGKTFTVANVIQEVQRPTLVLCHNKTLAAQLYGEFKQFFPDNAVEYFISYYDYYQPEAFIPTSGVYIEKDLSINEEIEKLRLSATSALLSGRRDVIVVASVSCIYGIGNPEEFGKNVVNLEEGQRIPRNQLLFQLVDILYSRANAEFKHGTFRVKGDTVDIFVAYADFAYRIYFWGDEIEGIQRIDPSTGKRISSEKQITIFPANLFVTGRETIDVAIKEIQDDLMSQISFFEKDMRLEEASRLRERTEFDLEMIRELGYCSGVENYSRYFDRRSAGARPFCLLDYFPDDYMLVIDESHVTVPQIRAMWGGDRSRKVNLVEYGFRLPSALDNRPLKFDEFESLTNQVIYVSATPADYELNQTDGVVVEQIIRPTGLLDPLIEVRPSGDQIDDLLEEIDQTIKKGDRILVTTLTKRMAEELNKFLERAGIKSRYIHSEVKSLDRVEILRELRLGIFDVLVGVNLLREGLDLPEVSLVAILDADKEGFLRNERSLVQTIGRAARNENGRVIMYADRVTASMQRAIDETKRRRGIQMAYNEEHGITPTTILKSKDKIMGQTKVADSKKNAKFYDDHFTEENAYAADPVVQYLSKDKLEKLIPQTQKQMEKAAKELNFMEAARLRDEWQGLKKRLEELKRMDG, from the coding sequence ATGGATTTTAAGATCATCTCAGATTATAGCCCCACCGGCGACCAGCCAAATGCGATCAAAAACCTTTCCGAAGGGATTTCCAGCGGAGAGCCCTCACAGGTACTTTTGGGAGTGACAGGTTCGGGAAAGACCTTCACCGTGGCCAATGTCATCCAAGAGGTACAGCGTCCGACCTTGGTACTTTGCCATAACAAAACTTTGGCCGCACAGCTCTACGGGGAGTTTAAGCAGTTTTTTCCGGACAATGCCGTGGAGTATTTCATTTCCTATTACGATTACTATCAGCCAGAAGCCTTCATCCCCACCAGCGGCGTATATATCGAAAAGGACCTGTCCATCAATGAGGAAATCGAAAAGCTTCGTTTGAGTGCGACATCCGCTTTGCTGAGTGGACGGCGAGATGTGATCGTGGTGGCATCTGTTTCGTGTATTTATGGTATCGGTAATCCAGAGGAGTTTGGCAAGAATGTGGTGAACCTGGAAGAGGGACAGCGTATTCCTAGAAACCAATTGCTATTTCAGTTGGTGGACATCCTTTACAGTCGTGCCAATGCGGAATTTAAGCATGGTACTTTTCGGGTGAAGGGAGATACAGTGGACATCTTTGTGGCCTATGCAGACTTTGCCTATCGGATTTACTTTTGGGGGGACGAAATCGAAGGTATTCAGCGGATTGATCCCAGCACCGGCAAGCGTATCAGCAGTGAAAAGCAAATTACGATTTTCCCTGCCAACCTCTTTGTGACGGGCAGGGAAACGATCGATGTGGCCATCAAGGAGATTCAAGATGACCTGATGAGCCAAATATCTTTTTTCGAAAAGGACATGCGGCTGGAGGAAGCCAGTAGGCTCAGGGAGCGAACGGAATTTGACCTGGAGATGATCAGGGAATTGGGCTATTGCTCGGGAGTGGAAAACTACTCCCGGTATTTTGACCGGCGATCAGCAGGAGCTCGGCCTTTCTGCCTGTTGGATTACTTTCCGGATGATTATATGTTGGTGATCGATGAGAGTCACGTGACCGTTCCGCAAATACGCGCCATGTGGGGAGGTGACCGTTCCAGAAAAGTAAACCTTGTGGAATATGGTTTTCGACTGCCCTCGGCCTTGGATAACCGTCCACTTAAGTTTGACGAATTTGAGTCCCTGACCAATCAGGTCATCTATGTAAGTGCTACACCTGCCGATTATGAATTGAACCAGACCGATGGGGTAGTGGTAGAGCAGATCATCCGCCCTACCGGTCTGCTGGATCCGCTGATAGAAGTACGGCCCAGTGGAGATCAGATCGATGACCTATTGGAAGAAATTGACCAGACGATCAAAAAAGGTGATCGTATCTTGGTGACCACGCTGACCAAACGAATGGCCGAAGAGCTTAACAAATTCTTGGAAAGAGCAGGGATCAAGTCCCGCTATATTCACTCAGAGGTAAAATCCCTGGATCGTGTAGAGATTTTGCGGGAGCTACGTCTTGGAATTTTTGATGTGTTGGTGGGCGTTAACTTATTACGGGAAGGCCTGGATTTGCCTGAGGTCTCCTTGGTCGCCATTTTGGATGCAGACAAGGAAGGCTTCCTGCGAAATGAACGGAGTTTGGTGCAGACTATCGGCCGTGCAGCGCGGAATGAAAATGGCCGGGTGATCATGTATGCTGATCGAGTGACGGCATCCATGCAGCGCGCCATCGACGAGACCAAAAGGAGGAGAGGTATCCAAATGGCTTATAACGAGGAGCATGGCATTACACCCACTACCATCCTTAAATCCAAGGACAAAATCATGGGGCAAACCAAGGTGGCAGACAGTAAGAAAAACGCTAAATTCTACGATGATCATTTTACGGAAGAAAATGCCTACGCAGCAGACCCGGTGGTACAATATTTGAGCAAGGACAAGCTCGAAAAGTTGATCCCCCAAACTCAGAAGCAAATGGAAAAAGCCGCCAAAGAACTCAACTTTATGGAGGCAGCACGCTTACGCGATGAATGGCAGGGACTCAAAAAACGATTGGAAGAGCTCAAACGCATGGATGGATGA
- a CDS encoding AlbA family DNA-binding domain-containing protein, producing the protein MTLQEVTRLARQGEGLHIEFKKKVTHPEKIVREVIALANTEGGHLLVGVDDNGTVSGQRYVEEDVYVLNKAIKEMIRPLVDFKHFVIPISEKKGVAVYHFYRSPKRPHYLYEEGRKRSFVRVEDRTVQASKEVWEILRRGKKEKDIIFNYGEKETKLMQALGEREAITLKEYSKVAQLPRFIASKTLVRLVLANVLQVIPQEQEDLFKLKVN; encoded by the coding sequence ATGACACTTCAGGAGGTCACCAGGCTGGCACGGCAAGGTGAAGGCCTACATATTGAGTTTAAAAAGAAAGTTACTCACCCTGAGAAGATCGTTCGTGAAGTGATTGCCCTTGCCAATACCGAAGGCGGCCACCTGCTAGTAGGAGTAGATGACAACGGGACAGTGAGCGGGCAACGCTATGTAGAAGAAGATGTTTATGTACTGAACAAAGCCATCAAAGAAATGATCCGCCCATTGGTGGATTTTAAGCATTTTGTCATTCCCATATCAGAAAAAAAGGGCGTTGCGGTGTACCATTTCTATAGAAGTCCCAAAAGACCCCACTACCTCTACGAAGAAGGACGTAAAAGATCATTTGTAAGGGTGGAAGACAGGACAGTCCAAGCGAGCAAGGAAGTATGGGAAATACTAAGACGAGGCAAAAAAGAGAAGGACATCATCTTCAATTATGGTGAAAAGGAAACCAAATTGATGCAAGCCCTTGGAGAGCGAGAAGCGATCACCCTAAAGGAATACTCAAAAGTGGCGCAATTGCCACGTTTTATCGCCTCTAAGACCCTCGTGAGATTGGTGCTTGCCAACGTACTACAGGTGATCCCCCAAGAGCAAGAAGACCTTTTTAAGCTGAAGGTAAATTAA
- a CDS encoding aspartate kinase, protein MKIMKFGGTSVGKPERMHQVKDLITRDSERKIIVLSALSGTTNSLVGIGDALAEGKKELAKERIDTLHDHYQEFYKELLESEAGRKKAEKIIKEHFEFLNIILKISFNEAINRDILAQGELLSTKLFYTLLEEKDIPAIFLPALEYMSIDENSEPEVAKISDRLKAILKNYDKDTLFVTQGYICKNHRNEVDNLKRGGSDYTASLIGAAIKASVVEIWTDIDGMHNNDPRVVDKTRPIAQLSFDEAAELAYFGAKILHPASIWPAQTYNIPVKLLNTMQPEAPGTTITAEETGKGVKAIAAKDGIIAVKIKSSRMLLAYGFLRKVFEIFEKYKTPIDMITTSEVAVSVTIDDDTHLKEIIMELEKFGNTEIDYSQTIVCVAGNMIAENTGMIKEVVVALQDFPVRMVSYGGSRNNVSILVDTKFKNEALQRLNDELFQW, encoded by the coding sequence ATGAAGATCATGAAATTTGGGGGTACCTCTGTAGGTAAACCCGAAAGAATGCACCAGGTAAAAGACCTGATCACAAGAGATAGCGAACGCAAAATCATCGTGCTTTCTGCGCTTTCTGGTACGACCAATTCGCTGGTAGGCATCGGTGATGCGTTGGCCGAAGGCAAAAAGGAGCTGGCAAAGGAGCGCATCGATACGCTACATGACCATTACCAAGAATTCTATAAGGAACTGCTCGAATCAGAAGCAGGCAGGAAAAAGGCGGAAAAAATCATCAAAGAGCACTTTGAGTTTTTGAATATCATCCTCAAAATCTCTTTTAATGAGGCGATAAACCGCGACATCCTTGCCCAAGGGGAATTGCTGTCCACCAAGCTTTTCTATACGCTGCTAGAGGAAAAGGATATCCCGGCGATCTTCTTGCCTGCCTTGGAGTACATGAGCATTGACGAAAATTCTGAGCCTGAAGTAGCCAAAATCAGCGACCGCCTGAAGGCCATCCTCAAAAATTACGACAAGGATACCCTTTTTGTCACCCAAGGGTATATTTGCAAAAACCACCGTAATGAAGTGGATAATCTTAAGCGTGGTGGTAGTGATTATACCGCATCACTCATCGGTGCTGCTATCAAGGCTAGCGTCGTGGAGATCTGGACGGATATCGATGGGATGCACAATAATGACCCAAGGGTGGTGGACAAAACCCGACCGATCGCACAGCTTTCATTTGACGAGGCTGCAGAGCTTGCATATTTCGGAGCCAAAATCCTCCATCCTGCTTCCATCTGGCCAGCACAGACCTATAATATCCCGGTAAAATTACTGAATACCATGCAGCCCGAAGCTCCCGGTACCACCATTACCGCTGAGGAAACAGGCAAAGGGGTGAAGGCCATCGCTGCCAAAGACGGAATCATCGCCGTGAAAATAAAGTCCAGCAGGATGCTTTTGGCCTATGGTTTCTTAAGGAAGGTGTTTGAAATCTTTGAGAAGTATAAGACGCCAATTGATATGATTACCACCTCCGAGGTGGCGGTTTCGGTGACCATTGATGATGACACCCACCTCAAAGAAATCATCATGGAACTGGAGAAATTTGGCAATACGGAAATCGACTATAGTCAGACCATTGTCTGCGTAGCCGGTAATATGATCGCCGAAAATACAGGCATGATCAAGGAGGTAGTCGTAGCTTTACAAGACTTCCCTGTAAGGATGGTTTCTTATGGCGGTAGCCGCAACAACGTCTCCATTCTCGTAGATACTAAATTCAAAAATGAAGCCCTACAGCGACTCAACGACGAGTTGTTTCAATGGTAA
- the ribH gene encoding 6,7-dimethyl-8-ribityllumazine synthase: MATSLKNLSQHSDTNIADISNKKFGIVVSEWNEEITESLYEGAVETLRIHGAKKENIYRKNVPGSFELSLGAQWVAEVKEIDAVICLGCVIQGETKHFDFICDAVAHGITNVGLKYNKPVIFGVLTPNDQQQALDRAGGKHGNKGDEAAITAIKMLGF, encoded by the coding sequence ATGGCAACATCACTCAAAAACCTTAGCCAACACTCTGACACAAACATTGCCGATATTAGCAATAAAAAGTTTGGAATCGTGGTTTCAGAGTGGAACGAAGAGATCACGGAATCCCTCTATGAGGGAGCCGTGGAAACCTTGCGGATCCATGGTGCTAAAAAAGAAAATATCTACCGAAAGAATGTCCCTGGCTCATTCGAGCTTTCCCTAGGCGCCCAGTGGGTGGCAGAGGTAAAGGAAATCGATGCGGTCATCTGTCTTGGATGTGTCATTCAAGGTGAAACAAAGCACTTTGACTTCATCTGCGATGCCGTGGCCCATGGCATTACCAATGTGGGCCTCAAATACAATAAACCGGTCATCTTTGGAGTGCTGACCCCAAATGACCAACAGCAGGCACTTGACCGAGCAGGTGGTAAACATGGCAACAAAGGCGATGAAGCAGCCATCACGGCCATCAAAATGCTGGGATTCTAA
- a CDS encoding tetratricopeptide repeat protein: MAKKEIKKEQHQEEHDLLENPEAIADSLGRGEAFLKKNSRVVGGIIIVGILVIAGILYFQFDKANQDKQAQADMFQAVYYYEQDSLGLALNGDGVNDGFLQILDEYSGTNSANLAHFYTGSIYLTQGEFQKAVDHLEDFSADDFFVQAKAYSLLGDAHMELGQTGEAISAYEKAATYKENKFFTPMYLNKLAVAYEAAGQVDKAISTYGKIEKNYPESYEFTLARKHKARLEGLASK; encoded by the coding sequence ATGGCTAAGAAAGAAATAAAAAAAGAGCAGCATCAGGAAGAGCATGATCTGCTCGAAAACCCAGAGGCAATTGCCGATTCGTTGGGAAGAGGTGAAGCTTTCTTAAAGAAAAACTCACGCGTTGTTGGTGGAATTATCATTGTAGGGATCCTGGTGATTGCAGGAATTCTTTACTTCCAGTTTGACAAGGCCAATCAAGATAAGCAAGCTCAGGCTGATATGTTTCAGGCGGTGTATTATTACGAGCAGGACAGTTTGGGCCTAGCACTGAATGGAGACGGTGTCAATGACGGTTTCCTCCAAATCTTGGACGAGTACAGTGGGACCAATTCTGCTAATCTTGCCCATTTTTACACAGGATCGATTTACCTTACCCAAGGAGAATTCCAAAAAGCTGTAGATCACTTGGAAGATTTCTCAGCAGATGACTTCTTTGTGCAGGCAAAAGCCTATAGCCTGTTGGGAGATGCCCATATGGAGCTTGGCCAAACCGGTGAGGCGATCAGTGCTTATGAAAAGGCCGCTACGTATAAGGAGAACAAGTTCTTTACGCCGATGTACCTGAACAAACTTGCCGTTGCCTATGAAGCAGCCGGCCAGGTGGACAAGGCGATTAGCACCTATGGTAAAATCGAAAAGAACTATCCAGAGTCATACGAATTTACATTAGCACGAAAGCACAAAGCACGCTTGGAGGGCCTTGCTTCTAAGTAA